One window of the Podospora pseudocomata strain CBS 415.72m chromosome 7, whole genome shotgun sequence genome contains the following:
- a CDS encoding hypothetical protein (EggNog:ENOG503P6J8), producing MDTTLGSEYGHDDLFSNYVDDVYDSIYPDLDSSETTSQPTLTLPEVAQNPPTTETAQRNTFIFGSDNNTIIQNTAQQVWNSNAMNSFYDIFRAPSPVSGNTQDLVTETPATQNLMGPQNKPRTLSDKLRQGKKIILSCRNDGKIKNEDPADIYEKPPTVQAWGPLIKHARVTEHLFEYCRYYVELNPAKRFTQDELILFMKGTECPNPERKLTLWIQNSPSQVNGRYAMGGNSAKCRYKHCPGKFTIWKGFLRIAFDEFSDKTGLHLDPFHNAGYMHLHCFEKIFDLAYLIHYGAAQHGFQIKPDVRTFPIESRNPMSLLRDHPQMLNAYYQWLRDNKQRCDLLFMAQADHDGFHIPSPPSHHTTLGYKLTMYHLSHEVSHRVNMRENRGGAHIGIHKGNLERFMHIKAKMRDGKNNVNKRRSRDDDKEEEGDTQDSITYNPRPTKRPRGRKVASIDTSVDSTPTPVNIPLNTDLNTNPIVMGNFNYQIPDFNMMGMEMEMGNLTGFPLNFNTYPVITNPQQRILPTTTIFPTTLQSPGPRTRLRSREMSTSIVGFLNTHPNLTLTQTQEIGAAIADEPSYIQDNILSAVQPETANTLLRDGIVPEVESKIKKLNQRQLKDLERVIERIEKNGNMTRASSMW from the coding sequence atggATACCACCCTCGGATCAGAGTATGGTCATGATgacctcttctccaactACGTTGACGATGTCTATGACTCGATCTACCCGGACTTGGACTCATCGGAGACCACATCTCAACCTACTCTCACACTCCCGGAGGTTGCCCAGAACCCTCCCACCACTGAAACTGCTCAGCGGAACACTTTCATCTTTGGTTCCGataacaacaccatcattcAAAACACTGCTCAGCAGGTGTGGAACTCTAACGCCATGAATTCTTTCTACGATATCTTTAGGGCTCCCTCCCCGGTTTCCGGTAACACCCAAGACCTCGTCACTGAAACCCCCGCAACTCAAAACCTCATGGGCCCTCAAAACAAGCCTCGAACCCTGTCCGACAAGCTTCGCCAGGGCAAGAAGATCATTCTCAGCTGCAGGAACGACGGAAAGATTAAGAACGAGGACCCTGCCGACATCTACGAGAAGCCCCCCACTGTTCAAGCCTGGGGCCCTCTTATCAAGCACGCTAGGGTTACTGAACATCTCTTTGAGTACTGCAGGTATTACGTCGAGTTGAATCCGGCCAAGCGATTCACCCAGGATGaactcatcctcttcatgaAGGGTACTGAGTGCCCCAACCCGGAGAGAAAACTCACCCTTTGGATCCAGAACTCACCTTCTCAGGTCAACGGCCGGTACGCCATGGGCGGTAACTCCGCCAAGTGCCGGTATAAGCATTGCCCCGGTAAGTTCACTATCTGGAAGGGTTTTCTCCGAATTGCCTTTGATGAGTTCTCCGACAAGACCGGTCTCCATCTCGATCCCTTTCACAATGCAGGCTACATGCATCTTCACTGCTTCGAAAAGATTTTTGATCTTGCCTACCTTATTCACTACGGCGCTGCCCAGCATGGATTTCAAATCAAGCCCGATGTGCGGACCTTCCCCATCGAGTCCAGAAATCCCATGTCTCTACTCCGCGATCACCCCCAGATGCTCAATGCCTACTATCAATGGCTTCGGGACAACAAGCAGCGCTGTGATCTACTCTTTATGGCACAGGCTGACCATGACGGCTTCCATATCCCTAGCCCACCTTCTCATCACACTACCCTCGGGTACAAGCTCACCATGTACCACCTTTCCCATGAGGTATCTCACAGGGTGAATATGCGTGAGAACCGCGGTGGTGCACACATTGGTATTCACAAGGGTAACCTGGAACGTTTCATGCACATCAAAGCCAAGATGCGGGATGGAAAAAACAACGTCAACAAGCGGCGGTCccgtgatgatgacaaggaggaggaaggcgacaCTCAGGATAGCATTACTTACAACCCTAGGCCTACCAAGAGGCCTAGGGGTCGTAAGGTTGCTTCCATCGACACCTCCGTCGACTCTACTCCTACTCCGgtcaacatccccctcaatactgacctcaacaccaaccccattgTCATGGGTAACTTCAATTACCAGATCCCTGACTTCAacatgatggggatggagatggagatggggaatCTCACCGGCTTCCcgctcaacttcaacacctACCCGGTCATTACTAACCCACAGCAGCGCATCCTTCCTACCACCACAATtttccccaccaccctccaatcCCCCGGACCTCGCACGCGCCTTAGAAGCCGTGAgatgtccacctccatcgtcggcttcctcaacacccaccccaatCTCACCCTTACTCAAACCCAGGAGATCGGTGCGGCTATCGCCGACGAGCCCTCTTACATCCAGGACAATATCCTCTCGGCTGTTCAGCCTGAGacggccaacaccctcctgcGGGATGGGATTGTCCCGGAGGTGGAgagcaagatcaagaagctgaaTCAAAGGCAGCTGAAGGATctggagagggtgattgAGAGGATTGAGAAGAATGGGAATATGACGAGGGCTTCGAGTATGTGGTAG
- the PDE1 gene encoding 3',5'-cyclic-nucleotide phosphodiesterase pde1 (EggNog:ENOG503NZCR; COG:T; BUSCO:EOG092620FM) produces the protein MGGGGGTEVANGEEAVVSAMHNNTNAGDDAAQQQQQQPALHVIVLGSGGGPFENNVTSFLVRSVSSKWGRSSVVAFDAGVHLGAIAKILEDTQPMTLTQESLPHTLTTGPFAGLEINNVSPKANALDIVQDLVETYVISHPHLDHIAGLVINTAGMRRPKRLAGLPVTIEGFKKHIFNNIIWPNLSDENNGHGLITYMRLVEGGSPALGEGDTRGYLEIGDGLAIKVFSVSHGHCVEKHSHRGSTTSMRHGSFDASSLGPASFDLRGSMSGRRSPSRSITLGLNHPGTSISLPPFIQLQQQERAQSVAPGRTSSLSDRLPLEESYCVYDSSAYFFQHVPTGREILMFGDVEPDSESLTPRNLFVWQIAAPKIAAGKLTAIFIECSYDNSVTRDRLYGHLAPRYLAEEMTALAKEVLAAKNAPPAPPPPQTYPSSRRPSHASVMPKSRRASHAENVLYPQSRRGSITSAPAADNKKRKREAGGVSGLEDGASIQLSKRKSTPQPQVKTEGTGAGNTKQPEKEDHPISPRTVQPNRRAVDGTVPQDYFLQGGNNQGGGNQPPTPHLATPTGELSLSDVEPAGVRPPQEDINMQEGPATPLSNDPHATLTESVEGDGDDENQDKEMMEEENELRGLLRGLKVVIIHVKDKLGEDGVEAREVIQEELREVERGLGLGCEFVVCRQGDSLFL, from the exons AtggggggcggaggaggaactgAGGTCGCaaatggggaggaggctgttgtgTCTGCCAtgcacaacaacaccaatgctggagatgatgcagcacagcaacaacaacaacaacctgcgCTGCATGTCATTGTTCTT GGCTCGGGAGGCGGGCCGTTCGAAAATAATGTCACCTCGTTCTTAGTACGGTCTGTCTCGTCAAAATGGGGCAGGAGTTCGGTTGTTGCTTTTGATGCTGGTGTTCATCTGGGGGCTATCGCGAAGATATTGGAGGACACCCAACCAATGACGTTGACACAGGAGTCGCTTCCACATACTCTGACTACCGGTCCTTTTGCCGGACTCGAGATCAATAATGTCAGCCCCAAGGCGAACGCCCTTGATATTGTGCAGGACTTGGTCGAGACCTATGTCATCAGCCACCCGCATCTGGACCACATTGCTGGTTTGGTCATCAACACTGCTGGCATGCGCCGACCCAAGAGGCTAGCCGGTCTTCCAGTGACGATAGAGGGGTTCAAGAAACACATTTTCAACAATATCATCTGGCCAAATTTGAGCGACGAGAACAACGGCCACGGGCTGATTACTTACATGaggctggtggagggtggctctccagctcttggggagggggacacCAGAGGCTATCTCGAGATAGGGGATGGCCTAGCCATCAAAGTCTTCAGCGTCAGCCACGGCCACTGTGTAGAGAAACACAGCCACCGAGGCAGCACAACCAGCATGCGACACGGCAGCTTCGACGCCTCTTCCCTCGGCCCGGCGTCGTTCGATCTCAGAGGTAGCATGTCCGGCCGCCGCTCCCCCAGCAGGTCAATAACCCTAGGCCTCAACCACCCCGGCACGAGcatttccctccccccattcatccagctccaacaacaagaacgcGCCCAATCAGTCGCCCCCGGCCGAACCTCTTCCCTGTCTGACCGACTCCCCCTCGAAGAATCCTACTGCGTCTACGACAGCTCGGCCTACTTCTTCCAGCACGTCCCCACCGGAAGGGAAATCCTCATGTTTGGCGACGTCGAGCCCGACAGCGAAAGCCTCACGCCCCGCAACCTATTCGTCTGGCAGATTGCCGCGCCCAAGATCGCGGCGGGGAAATTAACAGCCATCTTTATCGAGTGCAGTTATGACAACTCTGTCACCCGGGACAGGTTATACGGCCACCTGGCACCGAGATATCTCGCCGAAGAAATGACGGCTCTGGCAAAGGAGGTTTTGGCAGCGAAAAACGCgccccctgcaccaccaccaccgcagaCATACCCTTCTTCTCGAAGACCAAGCCATGCTTCTGTCATGCCTAAATCCCGAAGGGCAAGCCACGCGGAGAATGTGCTCTATCCTCAGAGCAGAAGGGGTAGCATAACCAGTGCCCCGGCTGCCGACAACAAAAAACGTAAGAGGGAAGCCGGTGGTGTTTCGGGATTGGAAGATGGGGCGAGCATACAGCTgtccaaaagaaaaagtacACCCCAGCCGCAGGTCAAAACGGAGGGGACGGGGGCGGGGAATACAAAGCAGCCGGAAAAGGAGGACCATCCCATATCACCGAGGACGGTGCAGCCTAATCGTCGTGCTGTAGATGGCACCGTTCCACAAGATTACTTTTTGCAGGGTGGGAATAATCAGGGGGGTGGAAACCAACCACCTACACCGCACCTGGCGACCCCAACGGGGGAGTTGAGCTTGTCGGACGTCGAACCTGCTGGTGTCCGACCCCCCCAGGAGGATATCAACATGCAGGAGGGTCCGGCGACGCCGCTGAGCAACGACCCCCATGCTACACTGACCGAGTCGGTAGAAGGAGATGGCGACGACGAAAACCAAGacaaggagatgatggaagaggagaatGAGCTGAGAgggctgttgagggggttgaaggtggtgatTATACATGTCAAGGAcaagttgggggaggacggggtggaggcgagggaggttaTACAAGAGGAactgagggaggtggagagggggttggggttggggtgtgAGTTTGTTGTCTGTAGGCAGGGCGATAGTTTGTTTTTATAG
- a CDS encoding hypothetical protein (EggNog:ENOG503PFW8; COG:S) — MAMATATATADTILTRSPSLLTAASGPGGGAVASAPASATTANKCGADFLFPKNLDFFYHLDILTVSYRSTLANPTLSCWCGGQDGKAAVQKLSTRHASPFNGSARLQLNFSSINAPCWFELTSESGDCGDVSDRFVVLTNQRPATGTSPIVSISTPVPVPAAPKRTTTTTRRQKHLQLRAETTSTAPTTVVSEPSEPQAGGDSLSSGAKAGIGIGISLICVAIVAVIAMVFFRRRRRGQDADHLGVIMDHERGKGRKPEKRSPGAPSIVSARSDEEALFPIQPVYDGFPGSMGYEDVRSLHSLTSHSHSPTNGHHSPTAPHQNSYWSPPQERSMEADELAAARLKSQHNTAIPPVISYGPNPVTPTLPRPTPRVIELERRTSPHSSPDSIAAVPVVPIMPIVPDFPEYPDYTGYSIPAPAPAAVPSRPSSIPEQLPHPQPSPPRHTVSPNVVTSYGPNRVTPTPQVVSPTVPPDDTMINRRYQEQTYHEPNYPEQQPPYQVPAIAEVSEQNHDRNDYHHHHHERQFSWDESPLLGASSPVGGLPPYASQIEFEAMTKGAIRNMPEPQAGAELPPTKDGYYPEFHPMTQVELPGEAPQLPFQVYSVQQQDSSSGRRGTGAGGGAGMVVAEQKVLISADLFSDADMRLFMEQKAKAREKRRREMEMEKGEGTAEGG; from the exons atggcgatggcgacggcgacggcgactGCGGACACCATCCTAACGAGAAGCCCGAGTCTGCTGACAGCAGCTTCTGGAcctggcggcggcgccgtCGCAAGCGCACCCGCTTCCGCAACGACCGCGAACAAGTGCGGAGCCGACTTTCTCTTTCCCAAGAACCTCGACTTCTTCTACCATCTCGACATCCTGACCGTCTCGTACCGGTCCACCCTTGCCAATCCCACTCTGTCGTGTTGGTGTGGAGGTCAAGACGGCAAAGCAGCCGTCCAGA AGCTCAGCACCCGCCATGCCAGCCCGTTCAACGGCTCCGCTCGCCTTCAACTGAACTTTTCCTCCATCAACGCTCCCTGCTGGTTCGAGCTCACCTCAGAGTCTGGGGATTGTGGAGACGTTAGCGATAGGTTTGTGGTCTTGACGAATCAGCGCCCAGCGACCGGCACTTCGCCGATAGTCTCGATATCGACGCCAGTACCCGTACCCGCCGCGCCGAAACGGACAACTACAACGACCCGCCGGCAGAAACATCTGCAGCTTCGAGCAGAGACAACCTCGACGGCCCCCACAACCGTCGTCTCAGAGCCTTCGGAACCCCAGGCCGGGGGAGACAGTCTCAGCTCTGGAGCCAAAGCTGGTATCGGCATTGGCATCAGCCTTATCTGCGTCGCCATTGTCGCCGTTATCGCCATGGTATTCTTCAGGCGCCGTCGCCGAGGCCAGGATGCCGATCACCTCGGTGTCATCATGGATCATGAACGTGGTAAGGGGAGGAAACCGGAGAAGCGCAGTCCTGGCGCGCCCTCGATAGTGTCGGCAAGGTCGGATGAAGAGGCACTGTTTCCCATACAGCCGGTCTACGATGGGTTTCCGGGGTCGATGGGATACGAAGATGTTCGCTCGCTACATTCTCTCACCAGCCACTCTCACTCACCAACAAACGGCCATCACTCGCCAACAGCaccccaccaaaacagcTACTGGTCGCCGCCGCAGGAACGAAGCATGGAGGCAGATGAACTCGCCGCTGCTCGTCTGAAatcacaacacaacacagcCATCCCCCCGGTCATCTCATACGGCCCTAACCCCGTCACCCCAACATTACCACGACCTACACCACGAGTAATAGAACTAGAGAGGAGGACCTCTCCCCACAGCTCACCAGACAGCATAGCAGCCGTCCCGGTGGTACCAATAATGCCGATCGTGCCTGATTTCCCAGAATATCCCGATTACACGGGCTACAGCATCCCGGCCccggcaccagcagcagtccCATCCAGGCCATCATCAATACCCGAACAACTACCACATCCgcaaccctccccaccgcgaCATACTGTGTCGCCCAACGTCGTCACATCTTATGGTCCCAACCGAGtaacaccaaccccacaaGTGGTCtcccccaccgtcccccCAGACGACACCATGATCAACCGCCGCTACCAAGAGCAAACCTACCACGAACCAAACTACCCAGAACAGCAGCCCCCCTACCAAGTCCCCGCGATCGCCGAGGTATCAGAACAAAACCACGACCGAAACgattaccaccaccaccatcacgaacGCCAATTCTCCTGGGACgaatcccccctcctcggcgccTCCTCACCCGTAGGCGGTCTCCCCCCTTATGCCTCCCAGATCGAGTTCGAAGCCATGACCAAGGGAGCCATCCGCAACATGCCCGAACCCCAAGCCGGAGCGGAACTACCCCCCACAAAGGACGGATACTACCCCGAATTCCACCCCATGACGCAGGTTGAGCTCCCGGGCGAGGCACCCCAGCTGCCGTTCCAGGTCTACAGCGTGCAGCAGCAGGACTCTTCatctgggaggagggggacgggggcgggggggggggcggggatggtggtggcggagcaGAAGGTGCTGATTTCGGCGGATTTGTTTTCGGATGCGGACATGAGGTTGTTTATGGAGCAGAaggcgaaggcgagggagaagaggaggagggagatggagatggaaaagggggaggggacagCAGAAGGTGGGTAA
- a CDS encoding hypothetical protein (EggNog:ENOG503Q3VJ; COG:S), which produces MAAENTSNWESKIQRNPHPDFKAVEASRPPFDSTKTFSYTQTPQPSWTFGAGANHLSTRQDKEKPHRQIDPYSPTRPAHLNYKLLISAIVPRPIAFVSTVSPDGKVTNLAPFSYFTVISHDPPLFIIGFASSLVNPDPTKAKDTLRQLDEAKECTINIISESFLEAANSTAINAPYGVSEWDVSGLTPVYDCEHVKAPRVKEAVFSIEGKLESLRGFESKSTPGKVSSTMAVVEGVKFWAREDAINEEGSLLDIEVLRPISRLGGITYGRVTEGMELPRPDFAKDLGGHEGAAKLESREQVN; this is translated from the coding sequence ATGGCCGCCGAAAACACCTCCAACTGGGAGTCCAAAATCCAACGTAACCCTCACCCCGACTTCAAAGCCGTTGAAgcctcccgccccccctttGACAGCACCAAAACCTTTTCCtacacccaaaccccccagccCTCCTGGACATTTGGTGCTGGCGCCAACCACCTGTCCACCCGACAAGACAAAGAGaaaccccaccgccaaaTCGACCCCTACTCCCCCACCCGCCCAGCCCACCTCAACTACAAACTCCTCATCTCAGCCATCGTCCCCCGCCCCATCGCCTTCGTCTCAACAGTCTCCCCGGATGGCAAAGTaaccaacctcgccccctTCAGTTACTTCACCGTCATCTCCCACGACCCccctctcttcatcatcggctTTGCCTCCTCCCTGGTGAACCCTGACCCCACCAAAGCAAAGGACACCCTCCGCCAGCTTGACGAAGCAAAAGAGtgcaccatcaacatcatttCTGAAAGCTTCCTCGAGGCGGCGAAttccaccgccatcaacgcGCCGTACGGGGTGTCAGAGTGGGATGTTAGCGGTCTGACGCCCGTGTATGACTGCGAGCATGTCAAGGCgccgagggtgaaggaggcggttTTCAGCATTGAGGGCAAGTTGGAGAGTCtgagggggtttgagagCAAGAGCACGCCTGGGAAGGTGAGCAGTACCAtggcggtggttgagggtgtcaagttctgggcgagggaggatgcGATcaatgaggaggggagtttGCTGGATATTGAGGTTTTGAGGCCGATAAGCAGGTTGGGCGGGATCACCTATGGGAGGGTGACGGAGGGCATGGAGCTGCCGAGGCCGGATTTTGCGAAAGATCTTGGGGGGCACGAGGGGGCGGCCAAGCTGGAGAGCAGGGAGCAGGTGAACTGA
- a CDS encoding hypothetical protein (EggNog:ENOG503P9CP), which translates to MVFRGEDCVSLGWCFWHKACYGCLFCGCKNVVRGTPLKEWFEDDGTGEEDKAKEVDTVPMCINCLVDVQDQQGAEGEQVNEAEVVQKALRKVERAEGDNGLARGRWEGLRKGYNEKKIHLHRRVNEEGARSDLDEGGDQGNDQTTIYVSLSDPLGEISFRPSPTKGIPSFLQPSPASPVQSSHQVPVSTQQESRIRRHNVRSYSSRVSNNSHASTVRLEDRYFSTSDSNKTQYPHSEMTEVPSLQNTPPTSSPRRFIHRGAPFVSNQTLPFSPIQREAAPKDSLSHNSTTFSSYETPPEYPSSPVSSSGRQSQSLGADDPFNKIDSRMNRATSYNLFPTASHTGGTSTRKYSSYHSLRSNPSARVEPPVMSIHIHRTNPRMSTEYLQPQRQAHQSRSSPQLQPPPALSITPITTPPAPVVLIGNNTTPTNNPKQGFLRRTVSGRKRQKFPRGEDEEARMANFGTGKNGSLATAPAVKAEPSAGRVQTPGMVATTATTITTTRGHQEIGQMIPIGALEGRNEKKGGSGGSGGSGSGNGGSSSKRRSVQADLLRRFFGR; encoded by the coding sequence ATGGTCTTCCGCGGGGAGGACTGTGTCAGCTTGGGGTGGTGCTTCTGGCACAAGGCATGCTACGGGTGTTTATTCTGCGGGTGCAAGAATGTGGTCAGGGGAACACCGCTCAAGGAATGGTTTGAGGACGATGGAACtggagaggaggacaaggcgaaggaggtggacACGGTACCGATGTGTATCAACTGTTTGGTTGATGTGCAAGATCAGCAGGGTGCAGAGGGAGAACAAGTGAacgaggccgaggtggtACAGAAGGCGCTGAgaaaggtggagagggccgAGGGGGATAATGGGCTGGCGAGGGGtaggtgggaggggttgagaaAGGGGTATaatgagaagaagattcATTTGCATAGGCGGGTCAATGAGGAGGGGGCAAGGTCGGATcttgatgagggaggtgatcaGGGGAATGACCAGACGACTATTTACGTGTCGCTGTCTGACCCGCTGGGAGAGATATCGTTTCGACCGAGTCCGACAAAAGGGATTCCGTCTTTCTTGCAGCCTTCGCCCGCCTCGCCGGTTCAGTCTTCTCATCAAGTTCCTGTCTCAACGCAGCAAGAGTCCCGGATCAGGCGCCACAATGTCCGTTCGTACTCTTCAAGGGTCAGCAACAACTCCCACGCATCCACCGTCCGTCTTGAAGATCGGTATTTCTCTACTTCGGATAGCAACAAAACGCAGTACCCTCACAGCGAGATGACAGAGGTGCCTTCACTCCAAAACACACCACCCACAAGCAGCCCACGACGATTTATCCACCGCGGTGCACCATTCGTCTCTAACCAGACTCTCCCCTTCTCGCCCATCCAAAGAGAAGCAGCCCCCAAGGACAGCCTGTCACACAACTCAACCACGTTCTCCTCATACGAAACCCCCCCAGAGTACCCTTCTTCCCCCGTCTCATCATCAGGCCGACAAAGCCAAAGTTTAGGAGCTGACGACCCCTTCAATAAGATCGACTCGAGGATGAACCGAGCCACCTCCTACAACCTATTCCCTACAGCATCACACACAGGCGGGACATCGACGAGAAAGTACTCCTCCTACCATTCCCTCCGTTCAAACCCATCCGCAAGAGTAGAACCCCCCGTGATGTCGATCCACATCCACCGAACCAACCCAAGGATGTCAACCGAGTATCTCCAGCCCCAGCGGCAAGCTCACCAGTCGAGGTCATCACCACAGTtgcagccaccaccagcgcTATCGATCACgccaatcaccaccccaccggCACCTGTTGTTCTTATTGGGAATAACACAACACCCACTAACAACCCCAAACAGGGTTTCCTCCGGCGGACAGTCTCTGGAAGAAAACGACAAAAGTTTCCAcgaggagaggatgaagaggcaCGCATGGCAAATTTTGGCACAGGGAAGAATGGTAGCCTGGCTACCGCGCCAGCAGTGAAAGCAGAGCCCAGCGCTGGACGGGTTCAAACCCCGGGGATGgtggccaccaccgccaccaccatcaccaccacaagagGTCACCAAGAAATAGGGCAGATGATCCCTATCGGTGCCCTTGAGGGAAGAAatgagaaaaaggggggaagcGGCGGTAGTGGTGGTAGTGGCAGCGGGAATGGGGGGAGCAGTAGCAAGAGGAGAAGTGTACAGGCCGACCTTTTGAGGAGGTTTTTTGGACGATGA
- a CDS encoding hypothetical protein (EggNog:ENOG503P0BW) produces MARRSARLASAQRAMKPSHEEPVLAAVAERDDTPAESAAVQNIDAVVASPAPGPGPTPTKLPATPAGKVSRIKPPATEMHPAKYHPTMAPPSSGLRLGFTDIVKPTSSRSDALPGAIQSTPTKIAVPSSSFTFRQSGHLDKKLGPEAQRMMDQIRDQAAKIKVELVAQREAEKAEEEQINNRKIATAKGKAGRFSSAHMNEFKKMDSIANHPSAFRAQSSRITPLKQGVKRSQSKANLDEPEHARSKQSTPVSTIPKANQRVDEVESPIKRARQHIEDDATTKRPISRDASAIPMPKSSSNMALPRSKSNLASLMTPTKSSLARSSSTIAKTPVRGSLLRSPSKPALGGLIKSATTSNIAAVTAVEKETTKTVEVKSSKAVLFTTDDLKSPKAGVSTAEPKSPEVAVEVKTPKSRFEQVKSLFRRSQASAAKPKSTIPMPSTLGSKTPAPPRLEKELPPVPMTTPARKLTKRVAFTPDTQHAAMAQNSPSPVKSGVPVPAVRQPLGEVHYPSLDGVLAEQSAEDVSYPDLSTVRPLPDAPTETKAPSAEPSVPGTFSFRGDHTISFGGPSSSFGFSPGQASIRPVRPSILPTENMPGSFPRTSSSTTVSDKENEAPRTVFAALPHGMTNKKRHRVTSDEEEEEAEREAADRAAKKRKQVPEGDALLAPRLVAASAKKTGMQNASPRKMAALPGRAPGTPSPMKKKTTGGGISLSRLQALSRPKVRK; encoded by the exons ATGGCCCGCCGTTCAGCGCGCCTGGCGAGCGCCCAAAGG GCGATGAAGCCGTCCCATGAGGAACCAGTCCTAGCTGCCGTCGCCGAGCGAGATGACACTCCCGCCGAGAGTGCCGCGGTTCAAAACATTGATGCTGTCGTTGCGTCCCCAGCCCCAGGTCCCGGCCCAACTCCTACCAAGCTGCCCGCGACACCAGCTGGCAAGGTTTCTCGCATTAAACCTCCTGCCACAGAAATGCATCCTGCCAAATACCATCCGACCATGGCGCCACCTTCGTCCGGTCTGCGTCTAGGCTTCACCGACATTGTCAAGCCCACTTCTTCTCGCAGCGATGCACTTCCCGGCGCCATTCAATCTACACCCACCAAGATTGCAgtcccatcttcctcttttaCATTCAGACAATCCGGTCACTTAGATAAGAAACTCGGGCCTGAGGCTCAGCGCATGATGGACCAAATCCGCGATCAGGCCGCCAAAATCAAAGTCGAGTTGGTCGCCCAGCGCGAGGCAGAGAAGGCCGAAGAAGAGCAGATTAATAATCGCAAAATTGCTACTGCCAAAGGCAAGGCCGGCCGTTTCAGCTCAGCCCATATGAACGAGTTCAAGAAAATGGACTCGATCGCGAACCATCCCTCAGCCTTCAGAGCCCAGTCGAGCCGCATTACACCACTCAAACAAGGCGTCAAGCGCAGCCAATCCAAGGCCAATCTCGACGAACCCGAGCATGCTCGTTCTAAGCAGTCCACTCCAGTCTCGACGATTCCCAAGGCCAATCAGCGTGTTGACGAGGTCGAGTCTCCTATCAAGCGTGCTCGTCAGCATATCGAGGACGATGCCACGACGAAGCGTCCAATTTCACGAGATGCGAGCGCAATTCCGATGCCCAAGTCGTCTTCTAACATGGCCCTACCTCGGTCCAAATCTAATCTTGCATCGTTGATGACCCCAACCAAATCTTCGCTTGCTCGATCGAGCAGCACCATTGCCAAGACCCCTGTACGTGGCTCGCTTCTTCGTTCACCCTCCAAGCCTGCGCTGGGCGGTCTTATCAAGTCTGCCACGACGAGCAACATTGCGGCCGTTACTGCCGTTGAGAAggagacgacgaagacggtTGAGGTCAAAAGCTCAAAGGCGGTGCTTTTTACCACTGATGATCTCAAGAGCCCCAAGGCAGGTGTTTCGACAGCCGAGCCCAAGAGTCCCGAGGTGGCCGTCGAGGTCAAGACCCCCAAGAGCCGCTTCGAGCAGGTCAAGTCTCTTTTCCGCCGCTCCCAGGCCAGTGCTGCGAAGCCTAAAAGCACTATTCCGATGCCCTCTACTCTTGGTTCCAAGACACCAGCCCCTCCTCGTCTGGAAAAGGAGCTTCCTCCAGTCCCCATGACCACCCCTGCCCGCAAGCTCACTAAGCGTGTGGCTTTCACCCCCGACACTCAACATGCTGCGATGGCTCAGAACTCTCCATCGCCGGTCAAGTCTGGCGTCCCCGTTCCCGCTGTCAGGCAGCCACTTGGAGAGGTCCACTACCCATCGTTGGACGGCGTCCTGGCTGAGCAGAGCGCCGAGGATGTGTCTTACCCCGACCTCTCCACCGTCCGCCCCCTCCCAGATGCGCCCACCGAAACCAAGGCCCCCTCCGCCGAGCCATCCGTCCCAGGCACATTCTCCTTCCGCGGCGACCACACCATCAGCTTCGGCGgtccatcctcttcattcGGCTTCTCCCCCGGGCAAGCTAGCATCCGCCCCGTCCGCCCATCTATTCTGCCCACGGAGAACATGCCCGGCAGCTTCCCCCGCACTTCATCGTCGACGACGGTTTCAGACAAGGAGAATGAAGCCCCGCGCACGGTGTTTGCCGCTCTGCCTCATGGCATGACGAACAAGAAGCGACATCGGGTTAcgtcggatgaggaggaggaagaagcggAGCGAGAGGCGGCGGATAgggcggccaagaagaggaagcaagTTCCCGAGGGGGATGCGTTGCTTGCTCCGAGGCTGGTTGCCGCGAGCGCGAAGAAGACGGGGATGCAAAATGCTAGTCCTAGGAAGATGGCGGCTTTGCCTGGTCGCGCGCCCGGGACGCCGAGcccgatgaagaagaagactaCGGGGGGTGGGATTAGTCTTAGTCGGTTGCAGGCTTTGTCGAGGCCAAAGGTGAGGAAGTAA